A DNA window from Scylla paramamosain isolate STU-SP2022 chromosome 10, ASM3559412v1, whole genome shotgun sequence contains the following coding sequences:
- the LOC135104252 gene encoding high mobility group protein DSP1-like isoform X2, with protein sequence MPRAKLVDTKPRGRMSAYAFFVQTCREEHKKKHPDENVVFSEFSRKCAERWKTMTDKEKQRFYEMAEKDKQRYDTEMKGYKGPRQSRASRKRRNRKDPNAPKRALSAFFWFCNDERPKIRATNPDLGVGDVAKQLGAAWSQALPESKAKYEAMAEEDKARYQKEMRAFKAGNFVAKKLKTAEENDEEEDEDESESEDEDEDEDE encoded by the exons ATGCCACGTGCCAAGTTAGTGGACACAAAGCCTCGAGGGCGGATGTCAGCATATGCCTTCTTTGTTCAGACCTGTCGTGAAgaacacaagaagaaacatcCTGATGAGAATGTTGTGTTCTCTGAATTCTCCCGGAAATGTGCTGAGAGGTGGAAG ACAATGACTGACAAGGAGAAGCAGAGATTTTATGAGATGGCAGAGAAGGACAAACAGCGCTATGACACAGAGATGAAGGGTTACAAAGGTCCCCGTCAATCTCGTGCATCACGCAAGCGTAGAAACCGTAAAGACCCCAATGCACCTAAGAGAGCCCT GTCAGCCTTTTTTTGGTTTTGCAATGATGAACGACCAAAGATTCGTGCCACCAACCCTGACTTGGGTGTCGGTGATGTAGCCAAACAGTTGGGAGCTGCCTGGAGTCAAGCCTTGCCTGAATCCAAGGCCAAATATGAAGCCATGGCTGAGGAGGATAAAGCCAGGTACCAGAAG GAGATGAGAGCATTTAAGGCTGGGAACTTTGTGGCCAAGAAACTCAAGACTgcagaagagaatgatgaggaggaggatgaagatgaaagtgaaagtgaagatgaggatgaggatgaggatgaatgA